One genomic window of Methanosalsum zhilinae DSM 4017 includes the following:
- the hisA gene encoding 1-(5-phosphoribosyl)-5-[(5-phosphoribosylamino)methylideneamino]imidazole-4-carboxamide isomerase has translation MVFEVIPAVDMRNGKCVQLVQGVPGSEMISLDDPGEVASGWVEQGAATLHLIDLDGAIEGVRKNAPIIEKIIHDLHPAGVSVQVGGGIRSFEDAGKLLDLGTDRIILSTAALNDPQLVKRLAEEYGGERVMVALDAKDGKVSIEGWKKQSEHTPVELGVKFESLGAGSLLFTNIDSEGLMKGIDVQPTAELVSSVNIPVVASGGVTTVEDIISLSKVGASGVVVGSALYTGKFTFQDALEAIKQNP, from the coding sequence ATGGTCTTTGAGGTAATTCCTGCAGTAGATATGAGAAATGGAAAATGTGTTCAGCTGGTTCAGGGAGTTCCTGGAAGTGAAATGATCTCCCTTGATGATCCTGGTGAGGTTGCATCAGGATGGGTTGAACAGGGTGCAGCCACACTTCATCTGATAGATCTTGATGGAGCAATCGAAGGTGTGAGAAAGAATGCACCGATTATAGAGAAGATAATTCATGATCTACATCCTGCTGGTGTCAGTGTTCAGGTTGGAGGTGGTATCAGGTCATTTGAAGATGCCGGAAAACTGCTGGACCTTGGAACTGATAGAATTATTCTGAGCACAGCAGCTCTCAACGATCCTCAGCTTGTAAAGAGACTTGCAGAAGAGTATGGTGGAGAACGTGTAATGGTTGCCCTTGACGCAAAGGACGGGAAAGTTTCCATTGAAGGATGGAAGAAACAGTCCGAACATACCCCTGTTGAACTTGGAGTCAAGTTTGAGTCACTTGGTGCCGGAAGTTTGCTGTTTACAAATATTGATAGTGAAGGCCTGATGAAAGGTATAGATGTTCAGCCAACAGCTGAGCTTGTAAGCTCTGTAAATATCCCGGTAGTTGCTTCAGGAGGGGTTACCACAGTTGAAGATATAATCTCCCTCAGCAAGGTAGGTGCATCAGGTGTGGTTGTTGGCAGTGCACTCTATACCGGAAAATTTACTTTTCAGGACGCACTGGAAGCCATAAAACAAAACCCTTAA
- a CDS encoding methionine adenosyltransferase, translated as MMRNIKVEQLMQTPVEDQKVEIVERKGVGHPDSIADGLAEAVSRALCREYIKKCGTVLHHNTDETQIVAGKSHPEYGGGEVIKPIYTLLVGRATTEFDGEEFAADAIAIEAARQYIRENFANINLERDMIIDCRFGTGSSDLRDVFSRNKMPVANDTSFGIGHAPFSELESIAYNTERMLNTDLKKKIPGIGEDIKVMGLREQDDISLTIGCATIGRYVDDLDHYINIKEEVEDYVAGLAAEHTERNVNIYVNTADQIEKESVFLTVTGTSAEMGDDGSVGRGNRCNGLITPGRPMSMEATSGKNPINHIGKIYNLLATQVAQDISKTIPEVDEAYVRLLSQIGKPIDQPFIASVQIIPEEGARLDSILSEAEGITDDWLASADRVIEMLINGKINTF; from the coding sequence ATAATGAGAAATATCAAAGTTGAACAGCTCATGCAGACTCCTGTTGAAGATCAGAAAGTGGAAATTGTTGAAAGAAAAGGAGTAGGACATCCAGACAGCATTGCTGACGGACTGGCAGAAGCTGTCAGCCGCGCATTGTGCAGAGAGTACATCAAAAAGTGCGGCACTGTACTCCATCACAATACCGATGAAACACAGATCGTTGCAGGAAAGTCCCATCCTGAGTATGGTGGTGGGGAGGTCATAAAGCCAATATACACACTCCTTGTAGGAAGAGCCACCACCGAATTTGATGGAGAAGAATTTGCAGCAGATGCGATTGCTATTGAAGCTGCCCGTCAGTACATAAGGGAAAATTTTGCAAATATCAATCTTGAAAGGGATATGATCATAGACTGCAGATTTGGGACAGGTTCATCTGATCTAAGGGATGTTTTCAGTCGCAATAAAATGCCTGTTGCAAATGATACATCGTTTGGTATCGGACATGCACCATTCTCAGAACTTGAAAGTATTGCGTACAATACAGAAAGAATGCTCAATACCGACCTTAAGAAAAAGATACCAGGTATTGGAGAAGATATCAAGGTCATGGGACTGCGTGAACAGGATGATATATCACTGACCATCGGGTGTGCAACAATTGGAAGATATGTTGATGACCTTGATCATTATATAAATATTAAAGAAGAAGTAGAAGATTACGTGGCAGGCCTTGCAGCAGAACATACTGAAAGGAACGTAAATATATATGTAAACACCGCGGATCAAATCGAAAAAGAGTCAGTATTCCTCACAGTTACCGGCACTTCTGCCGAGATGGGAGATGACGGATCTGTTGGAAGGGGCAACCGCTGCAATGGACTCATTACACCAGGCAGGCCCATGAGCATGGAAGCCACCAGTGGAAAGAATCCAATAAATCATATCGGCAAGATCTATAATCTGCTGGCAACCCAGGTTGCACAGGACATTTCCAAAACAATACCTGAAGTAGATGAAGCCTATGTCAGACTGCTCTCCCAGATCGGAAAACCCATAGATCAGCCATTTATTGCAAGCGTTCAAATAATCCCGGAAGAAGGAGCCAGGCTTGACAGTATCCTTTCAGAAGCAGAAGGTATAACTGATGACTGGCTTGCCAGCGCAGACAGAGTAATAGAGATGCTGATCAACGGCAAAATCAACACTTTCTAA
- the hisG gene encoding ATP phosphoribosyltransferase, translating into MIRIAIPNKGRLHDPALALFREAGLPVLEGGTRKLFARTSDPEISVLFARAADIPEYVQDGAADVGITGLDLISETGASVELMLDLNFGHADLVLAVPDDIDAASAYDLEGMRVATEFPEITRKYFEKKGIRVDIINVSGACEITPHVGIADAIVDISSSGTTLIMNHLRAIDTVFSSSVYLISNHESLIKKDKIYHIKTALESVLRAKGKRYLMMNVPADSLKKVKDVLPGLAGPTVMKVESDETILAVHAVISSDSIFATVNSLKEVGATDILVVPIERMMP; encoded by the coding sequence ATGATACGTATTGCAATTCCAAATAAAGGAAGGCTTCATGATCCGGCGTTAGCACTTTTCAGGGAGGCAGGACTTCCCGTTCTGGAGGGCGGGACCAGAAAACTATTTGCCAGAACCAGTGATCCTGAAATCTCTGTTCTCTTTGCCAGAGCTGCAGATATCCCGGAATATGTTCAGGACGGTGCAGCAGATGTGGGTATTACAGGCCTTGACCTGATATCAGAGACCGGTGCATCGGTGGAGCTCATGCTTGATCTTAATTTCGGACACGCTGACCTCGTACTGGCAGTTCCTGATGATATCGATGCAGCATCTGCATATGATCTTGAGGGCATGAGGGTTGCGACCGAATTTCCAGAGATAACTCGAAAATATTTTGAAAAAAAAGGTATCAGGGTTGATATTATCAATGTAAGCGGTGCCTGTGAAATCACACCCCACGTAGGTATAGCTGATGCAATTGTTGATATTTCCAGTTCAGGCACAACACTTATAATGAACCATCTCAGAGCCATAGATACTGTTTTTTCTTCATCGGTATATCTGATATCCAATCATGAAAGCCTGATAAAAAAAGATAAGATCTACCACATAAAAACGGCACTTGAAAGTGTTCTTCGTGCCAAGGGCAAGAGGTATCTTATGATGAATGTGCCGGCTGATTCACTCAAAAAGGTCAAAGATGTCCTACCTGGTCTTGCAGGGCCTACAGTAATGAAGGTTGAATCCGATGAAACCATTCTTGCAGTACATGCAGTTATCAGCTCGGATTCGATCTTTGCAACTGTCAACAGCCTGAAGGAAGTGGGTGCAACTGATATTCTTGTGGTCCCAATTGAAAGAATGATGCCATGA
- the hisB gene encoding imidazoleglycerol-phosphate dehydratase HisB has product MRSAKLSRKTGETSVHVELLLDGTGSSKIKTGIGFFDHMLTSFAKHSGFDLYIDATGDLEVDEHHLVEDTGIVLGQAILKALGDKAGIARFGEARVPMDESLSEVALDLGGRSYLVMNVPFRSGKVGDFNTQMVEHFFESIAEHGKINLHASVYGKNDHHMIESLFKAFACAMHRAVRIEGKGIRSTKGVL; this is encoded by the coding sequence ATGAGATCTGCTAAATTATCCCGCAAAACAGGTGAAACCAGTGTCCATGTAGAACTTCTGCTGGATGGAACCGGTTCATCGAAAATCAAGACTGGTATAGGTTTCTTTGATCATATGCTGACATCCTTTGCAAAGCATTCAGGCTTTGATCTTTATATTGATGCAACCGGTGACCTTGAGGTGGATGAACACCATCTGGTAGAGGATACGGGTATTGTGCTGGGTCAGGCTATACTCAAAGCCCTTGGTGATAAAGCTGGAATTGCGAGGTTTGGTGAGGCGCGGGTGCCAATGGATGAATCGCTTTCAGAGGTTGCCCTGGACCTTGGGGGTCGAAGCTACCTGGTGATGAATGTACCTTTCAGGTCTGGAAAAGTTGGTGATTTCAATACTCAGATGGTGGAACATTTCTTTGAATCCATTGCAGAACATGGAAAGATAAATCTTCATGCATCTGTTTATGGGAAAAATGATCATCATATGATTGAATCACTGTTCAAAGCGTTTGCATGTGCCATGCACAGGGCAGTCAGGATCGAAGGTAAAGGTATCCGCAGTACAAAAGGAGTCCTATAA
- a CDS encoding M24 family metallopeptidase, whose amino-acid sequence MSKTVNDKDITGYLDANSTDVFLMVSDSNNADMYYVSQFSASDPFTYLQTKDEDEILFLSEMEKGRAEVESRVSDIRTTSEYGYRTKIKEKPDAFIAYCDCLADMLQDLGVRRISAPRNFPLYIAQYLKEVGFSVQPVKSPFRDMRAVKNTDEIEKIRMVQKAGEEGMRCAIDLIKASEEIDGILHYEGSELTSDHVRAAIEHRLLDSGCHSMGTIVSCGKHSAIPHHMGEGALLAGQPIVIDIFPQSKKTMYYADMCRTVLKGEPSGSLTEMYDAVIAAQQAALEMIRPGALCRDIHSRVCEIFEERGFDTYLSGSKSGFIHSTGHGVGLDVHEWPMVGEGEGKLEEGNVITIEPGLYYPHTGGVRIEDIVVVTSKGYENLTDFEKRLVL is encoded by the coding sequence ATGAGCAAAACAGTAAATGACAAAGATATTACAGGATACCTGGATGCAAATAGTACAGATGTGTTCCTGATGGTCTCAGATTCGAACAATGCTGATATGTACTATGTGTCACAGTTTTCTGCCTCTGATCCCTTCACATACCTCCAGACAAAGGACGAAGATGAAATCCTATTCCTATCTGAAATGGAAAAGGGGCGCGCAGAGGTTGAATCAAGAGTCTCTGATATACGTACAACTTCAGAATATGGATACAGAACAAAAATTAAAGAAAAGCCAGATGCCTTCATTGCTTACTGTGACTGTCTGGCAGATATGCTTCAGGACCTTGGAGTTAGAAGAATATCTGCTCCCAGAAACTTTCCCCTCTACATCGCCCAGTATCTAAAAGAGGTGGGTTTCTCGGTTCAGCCGGTAAAGAGTCCCTTCAGGGATATGAGGGCTGTGAAAAATACAGATGAGATAGAAAAGATCAGAATGGTTCAGAAAGCAGGAGAGGAAGGCATGAGATGTGCTATTGATCTTATCAAAGCTTCAGAGGAAATAGACGGCATCCTGCATTATGAGGGATCTGAACTCACATCAGATCATGTCAGGGCTGCTATTGAACACAGGCTACTGGACTCCGGGTGCCACTCAATGGGAACCATCGTATCCTGTGGAAAACATTCAGCTATCCCCCATCACATGGGCGAAGGTGCACTGCTGGCAGGACAGCCTATTGTAATTGATATATTCCCTCAAAGCAAGAAAACCATGTACTATGCGGATATGTGCAGGACCGTACTTAAAGGAGAGCCTTCAGGAAGCCTTACAGAAATGTATGATGCAGTCATTGCTGCACAGCAGGCAGCACTTGAAATGATCAGGCCGGGTGCCCTTTGCAGGGATATACACTCACGGGTATGTGAAATATTTGAAGAGAGGGGCTTTGATACATATCTTAGCGGTTCAAAATCTGGATTCATACACTCAACAGGTCACGGGGTTGGCCTGGATGTCCACGAATGGCCAATGGTTGGTGAGGGAGAAGGAAAATTAGAGGAAGGCAATGTAATTACTATTGAGCCAGGTCTGTATTATCCCCATACCGGAGGAGTAAGGATTGAAGATATTGTAGTTGTGACATCTAAAGGATATGAGAATCTAACAGATTTTGAAAAGAGATTAGTATTATAA